A segment of the Sulfurovum indicum genome:
TTTCAACACTGCAAAAGAGAGTATTGAGACCCTCTTTATTGGAGGAGGTACCCCGTCAACCATTTCACCGGAACTCTACCGGCCGGTCTTTGAGCTGCTTGCACCCTACTGCAAAAAAGATATAGAGATCACTACAGAGGCCAATCCCAATTCTGCGACAGAACAATGGCTCAAAGGCATGAAGGCACTAGGTGTAAACCGTATCAGTTTTGGTGTGCAGAGCTTTCATGCGGAAAAGCTCAGGTCCCTTAACCGTGCACACACACCAAAGCAGGCCATAAAGGCTATTGAAGCAGCCTGGAAAGCCGGTTTTGAACATCTCTCTCTCGATCTCATCTACAACTATCAGGGTGATAACAGAATCCTGCTGGAGCATGATATTGAAACTGCTTTCTCTCTTCCGGTTGACCATATCTCCGCCTATGAGCTCACCATAGAGGATGGAACAAAGTTCTCTTCTATGCCAGACGTCCGTCAGGAAGATGAAAATCTTGCATTTTTTGTGGCTGATGAAATAAAAAAGAGGGGTTTTGAGCACTATGAGATCTCCAACTTCGGAACCTACCAGAGCAGACACAATAAAGGCTATTGGGAACTCAAAGAGTACATTGGTGCAGGTGCAGGTGCAGTAGGATTTCGGCAAAACAGGCGTTTTTACCCTCAAAACGATATCAATGCCTACATCTCAGACCCTTTAACTATTCATGAAGAACTGCTCAGCCACGAAAACCTGCTTACAGAAAAGATATTTTTGGGGCTCAGAAGCAACATCGGCATTGAGAAGTTCTCTTTGTCCGAAAAGATGTATCAGAAAGCAAAGATGCTTGTGGATGAACATAAGCTCACAGAAAATAAAACACACTTCTTTAACCCTGATTTCTTCATTGCAGATACTCTTGCTCTTTACCTTTTAGATTAATTTGTTAAAATACATCCAATTTATTATGAAGGCAGACCATGTTTGGCATCGGATTTACCGAAATACTTCTTATCTCCATTATCGCGATCCTCTTTCTGGGACCGGACAAACTTCCTGAGGCGATGGTACAGATCGCCAAATTCATGAAGAGTATCAAAAAGACTGTAGGTGATGCGAAAAGCTCTCTTGAAGAGGAGATGAGAATAGCGGACCTCAAAGAGGAAGCACTCAACTATAAAAAACAGCTTGACAGTGCCACCAGTGAACTTCAGGGCTTCAAAAATATCTCCATGGATGAGATACTGGACGAACCTGCAGCGATAGAAGAGAAACCACCCTCTTCTTCCAAAACTCCTTACGCTGACGAGAATAAACCAACACAACAAGTAGAACCGAAAATGGAAACAGTTACTTTTAAAAAGAAAGAGAAGAAGTTTGTTACTACCGATACAAAACCTGAAGATGAGGACAAAGCCTGATGTTTGAAGAATTACGTCCACACCTTGCCGAACTGAGAAAGCGTCTTGGACTCTCTGTTCTTTCCGTTTTCATTGCTTTTGTGATCGCATTTGTTTTTCACAACCACATCCTTACATGGATCACCCAGCCGCTGAATGATGCATTGACCGAAGTGGGACGTATTATCGAGTCCCAGGATAAAGCGACCTGGACCATGCAGACACAAGAACAGAATATAACTGTCAAAACCACATCCGGTACAGCCGCTACACTAAGCCAAAAACTCAATGCCGCCTCTGAAGAGGCAGAGGGAAAGTTGGCACAACTTCTTAAAGAGGCTGCACAGTCCGCCAAGGAGCTGACAACTATGCTCAAAGAGATGGAGAACAACAGTTCCAACGGTCTTTCTCCCCATAATACTTTCAATGGTCAGATCACTACCCACCAGGTCGGCGGTGCTTTCTTCGTGGCGCTGAAAGTTTCCTTTTTTGCAGCACTTTTGGGAGCAATGCCTTTCATTCTCTATCAACTCTGGCTTTTTGTCGCACCAGGCCTCTATTCACATGAGAAAAAGATGGTCATTCCCTTTGTCGTAGGCGGCTCCCTCATGTTTCTTATCGGAGTACTTTTTGCCTACTATATTGTTACACCGTTCGGATTTCAGTTCCTCATAACCTTCGGCTCCTTTCTTTATACTCCTCTGATCAACATCGAAGATTATGTTGGCTTTTTTACCAAAATCATGATGGGCTTCGGCCTTGCTTTTGAATTACCGGTATTCGCTTATTTTCTTGCACTGCTTGGGCTGGTTACAGACCGTACACTGATCGACTTCTTCAAGTATGCTGTCGTCATTATCTTTGTACTTGCAGCTCTCTTGACACCGCCTGATATACTCACTCAGTTGCTTATGGCAGCACCGCTGGTACTGCTTTATGGTCTTTCTATCCTCATCGTTCGCATGGTCAATCCTGAAAAAAAAGATGAAGATGAAGATGAAGATGAAGATGAAAAAGAAAGCGTTTCAAGCAGCAGTTGATGTCTACCGAACTCTTTACCCGAAGCTATGACTATGAACTTCCCCAGGAACTCATAGCTTCCGAACCTGTCTATCCCAGAGATCATGCAAAACTGCTGGTCTATGACAGGAAAACCGATACCATTACCCATACTACGTTCAAATATCTTCTGGACTTTTTGCCCGAATGTGACGTTTTTCTGAACGATACACGTGTTATCAAGGCACGTATTTTCGGGCAGAAGCAAAGTGGGGGGAAAGTGGAACTGCTCTTTAACAAACCACTTGATGCCCATCACTTCCTTGTTATGATACGGGGCAAAGTGCACATAGGAACAAAACTCTTTTTTGATGAAGAACTTACTGCCACAGTACAAGAGCTCAATGAAGACGGCTCCAGAATAGTGACCTTTTCACATCAAAACAGACCGATGCGTTTTGAAGATCTTGTCCTGCTGCTTGACAGGATCGGACATATTCCCCTTCCCCCCTATATGCAACGTCAAGACAAAAAAGAGGATGAAAAAGACTATCAGACACTTTTTGCAAAACATGCCGGTGCCGTTGCTGCACCGACCGCTTCTTTGCACTTTACTCCAAAACTTTTTGATGCCCTTAAAGCACACCATCCTACCCACACCATTACGCTTCATGTAGGTGCAGGTACTTTTAAGCCTGTAGAGGCTGAGAAGATCCTTGAGCATCCTATGCATTCGGAGTATTTTCATATTCCTGAAGCATCAGTAAAAATACTTGAGAGTACAACACCCGTTCTTGCCGTCGGTACCACTGTTACACGCACCATTGAGCATTATATACGGACACGCAAAACCCATGGGGAATGCGATCTTTTTCTAAACCCTCTCAATCCGCCGCAGAGGGTCACCCATCTACTCACAAACTTCCATCTTCCAAAAAGTACACTCATTATGCTGGTAAGTGCTTTCATAGGAAGAGAAAAAACGTTACAATTATATAAAGAGGCGATCGCAAACCGTTATCGGTTCTTCTCTTACGGAGATGCTATGCTCATACTCTGAAAGGCGTATACAATGAAACCTTTGCTACTGATATGTGCCAGTATACTCTTCTTTCAGGGATGTGCACAAAAAAAACCCTATCACTATCCCAACTACGATATCATTAAACCTGAAAAACGCTGCAAGCCCAACCGTGAGAATATTCAGAAACTGCTTGACTCCTACCTTGGAAAACCTTATGTCTGGGCCGAAGAGGGGCCCTATGCCTTTGACTGTTCGGGACTTACCTACAATATTTACGGTTCCATGGGTGTTGATATACCAAGAACAGCGAGTGAACAGGCTAAAATGGGGAAAAAAATCCCATTCCAAAACCTTATCTATGGAGATCTCATCTTCTTTGGATCGACAAACAAGAGGAGTAAACGTATTAATCATGTAGGTATATATCTGGGCAATGGCTGGTTCGCCCATGCCAGCAGCAAAGAGCGTAAAGTCACGATCAGCCATTTCGACAAAGAACCAAAATATATGAAACGTATGAAACTGTGCCGCCGCTATTTAAGTGAAGACGAACGTGCCAAATATATGGACTGTGATGCACCATTGAAAAAAATGGCCGTACTGGACCTGCGCTATACTACACCATGGACCCCTGATAAAGGACTACCGGAAAAAGCAGTCCCCTAAAGGCTCCCTTTAAAGAGTTTCATCTATAATCTATGTTATGAAATATGTTTTTTTACTTCTGACTGCATGCATGCCACTGTTCATTGCCGGATGCAAACCTGACCCTTACCCCAAAAATCCGCATTATGAGATCATAAAACCTGAAGTACGCTATACTCCTGACAAAAAAAATCTGGACAAGATGGTCAGGCAGCTGCAGGGAAGCCCTTATGTCTGGGCAGAAGAGGGTCCTGACCGTTTTGACTGCTCAGGCTTTACCTACTATCTGTATGGCTCCATGGGTATAGAGATACCCCGCGTTGCAAGAGAACAGGCAAAGAACGGAAAACGTATCTCTCCCAATGAGCTCCAATACGGTGATCTTATCTTTTTTGCTACAGAGGAACGACAACCACACAAGATCACACATGTAGGCATGTATCTGGGTGACGGGTGGTTCACCCATGCCAGTACTGCAGAGAAGGAGGTAGTCTACTCAAACCTTTTCACGTCACCCTACTACAAAAAACGGCTTCGTATCTGCAGAAGATATCTGCCTCAAAGCAGTACAGCATTGGCCCTCAGCGAACAGACATGGCAAAACAAACAGACACTGAAAAATACCACTGTTGCAAAGGCAAAAAGCACAGCAACAGAGCCAAAAGGAAAAGCTATTGTGATCCGGGCACCGATACAGCAGATCGAGCCCACCGGTACAAAAGGAAATTTTTATGTACAGGTAGGCTCATTTGTCGGAAGACCTCAGGCTTCGATTCTTTACAATATTACCCGTCATGGATTCAAATATAGAATCATCAAGTTTCCAAAAGGAAAACAGACGATCTCAAAATTGCTCATTGGTCCCTATAAAACAAGGTCTGAAGCACTTGTTCTACGCGATAAAATACGTACGACCATTCAAAAAGATGCATTTATTGCAGAGATACGCTGATGAAGAAACCTTCACCCAATCTTCCCTGTCCCTGCGGAAGCGGCTTTAAATATAAAAAATGCTGTCAAAAATACCACAAAGGAGCTTTGCCTGCCACTGCCCTCCTTCTAATGAAGTCACGCTACTGTGCCTATGCATTGGGACTGGCCGACTACATTATAGATACAACACATCCGGATAATGATGATTTTACAGACGACACGGTAAGATGGAGAGAAGAGATCCTTGCTTTTAGCAGAGGCACACTATTTCTCAGCCTATCCATTATAACCTTTAGCGAAACAGAAAGTGAGGCCTATGTAACTTTTGAAGCAAAACTCTCTTCAGGCTTGTTACGTGAAAAGAGCCGTTTTCTCAAAGAAAAAGGAAAATGGCTCTACTATGACGGGGACTTTACTGTTTAACTCTCCAGGTAGCGTTCGATCTCCTTAGTCAGTTTATCAAGCTCTTTTTCATAAGGAGCAATATAGCTCACCAAAAGCTCTTCCTGCTGATAAAGCACTTTCTGATGAATGGTCGCTATCATCTCGTACATCTCTCTGGCCCCAATGGTTCCGGTAAGTCCTTTCATATCAACACAGAGCATTCTTATCTGTTCATAGCGATGCTCATGTACCAATTGTGCAAAATACGCTGCACTCTTTCCATACGCATCAACAAACTCGGCAAGAATCTCCATATAGAACCCTTCATTGTTATTGGTATGCCTGATACCATTTTGAATATCAAGTATATCGTTTGACACCGGTTTATACCCTTCATCCGATACTGTACTGTGTTCAGATACAGGCATATACATTTTAAAGGCGGTATAAAGCTTACCGATATTGAGCGGCTTAGTAAGACAGGCATTCATTCCGCTGTTAAAGATCTTGTTCCGTTCACTCTCCAGTGCCAACGCCGTAAATGCAACGATCGGCAGCGTATCAAACCGACTTTCAAGGCGTATCATCTGGGTAGCGACATAGCCGTCCATCACCGGCATATTGATATCCATCAGTACCAGATCGAACATCTCATCACTCTCTTTAATGATGTTCACTGCTTTGCGCCCATTATTTGCAATAGTAATCTCCATACCTGAAACTTTAAGAATATTGGTAAGGACCTTTTGGTTGATCACATCATCTTCCACAATCAGCAGGCGTCTTCCGCTGAAATCTTTAAAGCTAGATTGTGTAATATGCGCCGTAGCCGGAATCTCTCCTCTATGTGTCAGGGAGTTCTCTTCTGTCGCTTCGTCTCTATATTCAGACAGCTTCATTCTGTCAACAGTATAGAGGTTGATGATCAGTTCAAAGACACGCTCCTGATTGACTGGTTTGATCAGGGTTTTATCGGCCACTTCACTGGCTTGACTCTGTTCATCCTTCTCAAGCAGGGAATTGAGTGCAATCACCCTGATATCTTTCTCCTTTTTCAGTTTACCCAGGTATTCAGCCGTATGAATATTGAAAAGTGATTTGTCAAGCACAATGATGTCATACGTACTCAGATCATGCCTTCTTCTAAGAAACTCTTCCTTGGAAAGTACTTTGACATCATGTCTGAAATACGCGAACATCTTTTTAATAGCAAGTGCAGAGTTATAGCTTCTGTCAACAATGAACACATTTTTTGCAGTCAGTATTTTTTCAGGCAGACGGTAATTTCTTTTATTGCCTGGATCAAGAACCTTAAACGGCAAAGTCATTGTAAAGGTCGTGCCTTTCCCTACAATACTGTGTACCGCCAATTCTCCACCCATCATCCCGATCAACTCTTTGGCAACAAAAAGTCCCAGTCCTGTATACTTTTTGTTTTTTTCATCATACGTCGGAATAAAGATTTTTTCAACCTCCTCTTCACTCATGCCCGCACCCATATCAGTCAATCGTAACTGTAGCTCTACTTTCTCTTCATAAGTACCGAACATGCATATTTCAAGTGTCACCTCACCACTGTGTACTTCACCAAGAATATATTCAAGAATATTGTGAAGCGCTTTTTCAAGGTTAAGCGAATCACCGACAAGATAACGCGGAATATTACTGTCTATATCAAAGATGAGCTCAACGGAACTTCCTTTGAATTTGGAAGATACAGAACCTGAGACTTCGTTCAATACGTTATTGAGGTTGAACTTTTCATGGATAATTCTGACCTTTTTCGATTTAAGACGCAGAAACTCGATAAGATCGTTCGTTACATCCAGAAGCTTTTTTCTTTTTACTGCTTCATTAAGACCTCTCTTCTGCACATTGGCACCTGCCTCCTGATAGATCTTTTCTACGATCTCATGAATATTTTCACTGATATTTGCCAAGAAGAGATTCTGTGCTTTTTCTATCTCTTTTTGCTTTACAGTCATCTCCTGATGCAGTCTGTCAAGCTTCGTGATCTGTCTGGATGAGACAAAAAGGATCATAATCCCTATTACCCCCAGTGCAAAAAGTGCGATCCACACCCAGTATGTTTCGATCTCCTGGATATTTGTACTGCCTGCATAAAGCAGTGTCGAAAGTCCAAAGATATAAAATAGTATCCGTTGTTTCATTGATTTCCTCCAAAATCCTATTTTACACAATCAATATAAAAATATAGTCTAAAATATTTTAAAAACTTATAACTATTTACTGAAGCTTCTAATTGTGTACCAAAATTGGTTATACTTACACCATGAAACTCGCCAGTATAGATGTAGGACTCAAACGTATCGGTATTGCCATCTGCCTTGACGGGAAGATAGTACTTCCCCAAAATGCCATTTTTCGAAAGAACCGCAAACAGGCTGCACATGACATCAACGCTTTTTTAAAAGAGTGGGAGATAGAAACACTTGTCGTCGGCCTTCCCAAAGGCGGCTCCAGTGAAGAGGAGATGGAAAGACGTATCAAACACTTCGTCTCACTCCTTGCACTCACTATTCCTGTCGTCTATCAGGATGAACAGGGAAGCAGTTTCGAAGCCAAAGAGCTGACAATGGGGGACTTCAGACATAAACGTGACGGACGTCTTGACTCTGTAGCGGCAAAGATCATCCTTGAACGATACCTCGATTCGCCAAAAGCAGACCGGTAGGAATAAATTTACAAAATACTGATTGGGCTATTGTACCCTCTGTTAATTGCTTCATACAAGACCAGAGTACCTTCAACTTTTCCTATATACCCCCGCCAAGCTCTTCTTTGGCAATCATCCTCCCCAGTTCTATCAGTTCATATGCCCTGTTGAATTCATAAAAACCGCAGGCATTGTTGGGAACACCTATAATGATATCGGGTGAGTAACCAGCCATTTTGCACTCCATGATAGCATTTTGCATAATATCTATCGTACGACCCATGATATCGAACATACCCATCTCATCAAAGCTGTTTTTTTTCTCACGGGCAAACAGCTCCTCGGCTTTTTTGGCCATTTCAAGAAAGATCTCCTGCATACCGCTGGCTTTTTCCTGTTCTCGTCGGGGGATATCGATATGGTATGACTTTGCAATATTGGCACTGAGGTTCACAGCGATCGTCATATGGGTATCGTCCGATACAGTTGGAGCAATAGGGAGAGGATTGAGTACTCCACCATCTACCAGATGACGATCACCGATCTGCTTTGGTGTAAACACCGTAGGAATAGCAATGGATGCTCTAATGGCATCTATAAGCTTTCCTTTCTGAAGCCAGACCTCTTTCTGTCGGACAAGATCTGTTGCCACTGCCGTAAAAGGAATAGGAAGGTCCTCGACCAGTATATCACCAACCATTTTTTCAATGACACGGAATACTTTATCTCCATGAATGATCCCCGTTCCTGTAAAGGAGAAATCAACCAGTTTTGCCACATCAAAAAGATCAAGTCCCAACACCCACTCCTTATAGGCATCCAGTTTACCGCAAGCATACAGACCGCCTATCAGTGCCCCCATGGAGGAACCCGAAACCGATCTGATATCATAACCGTATTTAATCAGTTCTTCAATAACACCGATGTGCGCATACCCTCTTGCACCGCCACTTCCCAATACTAGTGAGATATTTTTTTTCTCAGGCATTCTCTTCTCCTCCTATATGTCCGTTCGTATTCAGGACCAGTGCGTTCCGCAGTGATTTTGAAAAACTTTTAACAAGATGCATATCATTGACCGTAATAGTCGTCATAGCTGAACTTATATTGGTATTTTTAGCAATGTTCTCTATAAGGTGCATACTGTTCCTGTAGGAATCAGCTATCTTCTTATAGGTAGCTTCCATCTCATCAATACAGG
Coding sequences within it:
- the hemW gene encoding radical SAM family heme chaperone HemW; the protein is MLAYIHIPYCDSKCHYCSFNSYVDKFDTREAYMQALKEQLSFELERFNTAKESIETLFIGGGTPSTISPELYRPVFELLAPYCKKDIEITTEANPNSATEQWLKGMKALGVNRISFGVQSFHAEKLRSLNRAHTPKQAIKAIEAAWKAGFEHLSLDLIYNYQGDNRILLEHDIETAFSLPVDHISAYELTIEDGTKFSSMPDVRQEDENLAFFVADEIKKRGFEHYEISNFGTYQSRHNKGYWELKEYIGAGAGAVGFRQNRRFYPQNDINAYISDPLTIHEELLSHENLLTEKIFLGLRSNIGIEKFSLSEKMYQKAKMLVDEHKLTENKTHFFNPDFFIADTLALYLLD
- the tatB gene encoding Sec-independent protein translocase protein TatB — protein: MFGIGFTEILLISIIAILFLGPDKLPEAMVQIAKFMKSIKKTVGDAKSSLEEEMRIADLKEEALNYKKQLDSATSELQGFKNISMDEILDEPAAIEEKPPSSSKTPYADENKPTQQVEPKMETVTFKKKEKKFVTTDTKPEDEDKA
- the tatC gene encoding twin-arginine translocase subunit TatC; its protein translation is MFEELRPHLAELRKRLGLSVLSVFIAFVIAFVFHNHILTWITQPLNDALTEVGRIIESQDKATWTMQTQEQNITVKTTSGTAATLSQKLNAASEEAEGKLAQLLKEAAQSAKELTTMLKEMENNSSNGLSPHNTFNGQITTHQVGGAFFVALKVSFFAALLGAMPFILYQLWLFVAPGLYSHEKKMVIPFVVGGSLMFLIGVLFAYYIVTPFGFQFLITFGSFLYTPLINIEDYVGFFTKIMMGFGLAFELPVFAYFLALLGLVTDRTLIDFFKYAVVIIFVLAALLTPPDILTQLLMAAPLVLLYGLSILIVRMVNPEKKDEDEDEDEDEKESVSSSS
- the queA gene encoding tRNA preQ1(34) S-adenosylmethionine ribosyltransferase-isomerase QueA, which codes for MSTELFTRSYDYELPQELIASEPVYPRDHAKLLVYDRKTDTITHTTFKYLLDFLPECDVFLNDTRVIKARIFGQKQSGGKVELLFNKPLDAHHFLVMIRGKVHIGTKLFFDEELTATVQELNEDGSRIVTFSHQNRPMRFEDLVLLLDRIGHIPLPPYMQRQDKKEDEKDYQTLFAKHAGAVAAPTASLHFTPKLFDALKAHHPTHTITLHVGAGTFKPVEAEKILEHPMHSEYFHIPEASVKILESTTPVLAVGTTVTRTIEHYIRTRKTHGECDLFLNPLNPPQRVTHLLTNFHLPKSTLIMLVSAFIGREKTLQLYKEAIANRYRFFSYGDAMLIL
- a CDS encoding C40 family peptidase, which encodes MKPLLLICASILFFQGCAQKKPYHYPNYDIIKPEKRCKPNRENIQKLLDSYLGKPYVWAEEGPYAFDCSGLTYNIYGSMGVDIPRTASEQAKMGKKIPFQNLIYGDLIFFGSTNKRSKRINHVGIYLGNGWFAHASSKERKVTISHFDKEPKYMKRMKLCRRYLSEDERAKYMDCDAPLKKMAVLDLRYTTPWTPDKGLPEKAVP
- a CDS encoding NlpC/P60 family protein, yielding MKYVFLLLTACMPLFIAGCKPDPYPKNPHYEIIKPEVRYTPDKKNLDKMVRQLQGSPYVWAEEGPDRFDCSGFTYYLYGSMGIEIPRVAREQAKNGKRISPNELQYGDLIFFATEERQPHKITHVGMYLGDGWFTHASTAEKEVVYSNLFTSPYYKKRLRICRRYLPQSSTALALSEQTWQNKQTLKNTTVAKAKSTATEPKGKAIVIRAPIQQIEPTGTKGNFYVQVGSFVGRPQASILYNITRHGFKYRIIKFPKGKQTISKLLIGPYKTRSEALVLRDKIRTTIQKDAFIAEIR
- a CDS encoding YchJ family protein, with amino-acid sequence MKKPSPNLPCPCGSGFKYKKCCQKYHKGALPATALLLMKSRYCAYALGLADYIIDTTHPDNDDFTDDTVRWREEILAFSRGTLFLSLSIITFSETESEAYVTFEAKLSSGLLREKSRFLKEKGKWLYYDGDFTV
- a CDS encoding response regulator, whose protein sequence is MKQRILFYIFGLSTLLYAGSTNIQEIETYWVWIALFALGVIGIMILFVSSRQITKLDRLHQEMTVKQKEIEKAQNLFLANISENIHEIVEKIYQEAGANVQKRGLNEAVKRKKLLDVTNDLIEFLRLKSKKVRIIHEKFNLNNVLNEVSGSVSSKFKGSSVELIFDIDSNIPRYLVGDSLNLEKALHNILEYILGEVHSGEVTLEICMFGTYEEKVELQLRLTDMGAGMSEEEVEKIFIPTYDEKNKKYTGLGLFVAKELIGMMGGELAVHSIVGKGTTFTMTLPFKVLDPGNKRNYRLPEKILTAKNVFIVDRSYNSALAIKKMFAYFRHDVKVLSKEEFLRRRHDLSTYDIIVLDKSLFNIHTAEYLGKLKKEKDIRVIALNSLLEKDEQSQASEVADKTLIKPVNQERVFELIINLYTVDRMKLSEYRDEATEENSLTHRGEIPATAHITQSSFKDFSGRRLLIVEDDVINQKVLTNILKVSGMEITIANNGRKAVNIIKESDEMFDLVLMDINMPVMDGYVATQMIRLESRFDTLPIVAFTALALESERNKIFNSGMNACLTKPLNIGKLYTAFKMYMPVSEHSTVSDEGYKPVSNDILDIQNGIRHTNNNEGFYMEILAEFVDAYGKSAAYFAQLVHEHRYEQIRMLCVDMKGLTGTIGAREMYEMIATIHQKVLYQQEELLVSYIAPYEKELDKLTKEIERYLES
- the ruvX gene encoding Holliday junction resolvase RuvX; this encodes MKLASIDVGLKRIGIAICLDGKIVLPQNAIFRKNRKQAAHDINAFLKEWEIETLVVGLPKGGSSEEEMERRIKHFVSLLALTIPVVYQDEQGSSFEAKELTMGDFRHKRDGRLDSVAAKIILERYLDSPKADR
- a CDS encoding patatin-like phospholipase family protein; translation: MPEKKNISLVLGSGGARGYAHIGVIEELIKYGYDIRSVSGSSMGALIGGLYACGKLDAYKEWVLGLDLFDVAKLVDFSFTGTGIIHGDKVFRVIEKMVGDILVEDLPIPFTAVATDLVRQKEVWLQKGKLIDAIRASIAIPTVFTPKQIGDRHLVDGGVLNPLPIAPTVSDDTHMTIAVNLSANIAKSYHIDIPRREQEKASGMQEIFLEMAKKAEELFAREKKNSFDEMGMFDIMGRTIDIMQNAIMECKMAGYSPDIIIGVPNNACGFYEFNRAYELIELGRMIAKEELGGGI